A single genomic interval of Anopheles marshallii chromosome 2, idAnoMarsDA_429_01, whole genome shotgun sequence harbors:
- the LOC128708325 gene encoding microfibril-associated glycoprotein 4-like, whose protein sequence is MTTATVFALIFCHLVLCSFTVRGNESETITDVEPFQGIKTNLMFQVLKRLDEIDQRISLLERRIQSNHHISTGVIADKLEGISDKLESINKTIRQNVGTYYASCLEAPTLLSDVYIIKPPAPSVPPFQVYCEQNYRKGGWIVLSRRFDGSLNFTRDWADYRDGFGSPEGEYWLGLEKMHRITGSDYFQLLIHLKDYDGTVKTALYDDFEIGNESTGYRLHLGTFVEGNAKDSLRASVGMKFSTPDRDNDEHPGSCAEYYASGWWYRNCMNANLNGLYQRFDPRNATVNWFGFRDDLQGLKEATMMIREESS, encoded by the exons ATGACGACCGCAACTGTTTTTGCGCTGATATTCTGCCACCTTGTGCTGTGTTCGTTCACCGTACGAGGAAACGAGTCGGAAACGATAACCGACGTGGAACCCTTCCaaggaatcaaaacaaaccttaTGTTTCA GGTGCTGAAGCGGTTGGACGAGATTGATCAGCGCATAAGCCTTTTGGAACGAAG AATACAGAGCAACCACCATATATCCACGGGCGTCATCGCGGACAAGCTGGAAGGGATCagtg ATAAGCTCGAAagcatcaacaaaacaatacgtCAAAATG TTGGCACCTATTATGCTTCCTGTCTGGAAGCACCGACCCTGCTGAGTGATGTGTACATCATTAAACCACCGGCACCGAGTGTGCCCCCATTCCAGGTGTACTGTGAACAGAACTACCGAAAAGGTGGTTGGATTGTGCTGAGCCGTCGGTTCGATGGCTCGCTCAACTTTACCCGCGATTGGGCCGACTATCGCGACGGTTTCGGATCACCCGAGGGCGAGTATTGGTTGGGGCTGGAGAAAATGCACCGCATCACCGGATCCGACTACTTCCAGCTGTTAATTCACCTGAAGGACTACGACGGTACGGTCAAGACGGCACTGTACGACGATTTCGAGATTGGCAACGAATCCACCGGCTATCGGTTGCATTTGGGTACGTTCGTCGAAGGAAATGCGAAGGATTCGCTTCGGGCCAGCGTTGGCATGAAGTTTTCGACACCCGATCGGGATAATGATGAACATCCGGGCTCTTGTGCAGAGTATTACGCCAGCGGTTGGTGGTATCGGAATTGTATGAACGC CAATCTCAACGGTCTCTATCAAAGGTTTGACCCACGAAATGCGACAGTGAATTGGTTCGGATTTCGCGACGACCTTCAAGGATTGAAGGAGGCAACGATGATGATAAGAGAGGAGTCTTCGTAA
- the LOC128708613 gene encoding uncharacterized protein LOC128708613 has translation MERTGQQYGRVAYCPYSDSSSSELQSYVRPFDTVRALHETVVSLRTALEESRREVDQLRQQISVRETVEQGRVSAGFRATDLSGDPRKQQSIYGVEQPSTSGLLKQPSNLNVSRESYEDISTTAVEDKKSKKIKKRKVKAQPPPINDSCSSPPAVEEDPKRVEDPVRPKKTPAKDGSSAAHQKVSVVPDIQIVSHPGGGTHSAMASRIDVKIKVSSNINMDGSSSEAESSECLKDSPTTPDAAADQTPEDDEKTIAEPDERGPDDDVTVREEVLKADGVENLRVSIVNEEQLSVSKSSDAISIKQISSENLHVDTDRQSNGSISEGDNSVFAEDPATANQPDGETQGTGPITGSYTLSDPSNDPRRRMKKSESENQEEVDDIELIFSSDDNAKDITQEDLVSISDYEPWHEAGQSGTPVLVSFTNLASDQEKMSSLERSDSEVIEGYELEKGKSLESQDSLSMDNIKKSMDFSTKSSSLEKDTSMDYGASGGTIIPALCRASSSQDDDGKQNDSFDVAGTNTLAAAGALGRRWTNYNVLIETDISKCGITEENILEMGRRNTCPNPPAYRPIIHPGSRMQPTGAGTNRSPLAVKFSRSPRTYSPHQYLPPGKTLRTVIAAESGVRGATGDEVKRSQAAQTDISALAQQWRSETHLTGSEYVPGLYTLPSKFVPPTPGGKGKFPLRPSDKTQEARRVLLSDINFTSMVPELSRSADHLCQHQQDENGDPNRSPNYCKGNLLRTPEATKGIPPSFSMTSPGVSQWTVNESSIATQTTQTDALWTNRGDSFDSSKSYSAGSRYSTLSKHHRSRSVPSMRCAICRQTHQNTALRPSESMHYTPRVTFQEQPVHKIRGSLPDLRHDCNCPRRYGGPSLYRIHGDSGGSTDSLLEEAEEFLRRSLEGGNMLAMEDSLGQLDVGVPPPATAGLLPHITFHAAHAVHAHPPLHHPTAKHRRCSENDIQRDYIPSKQALPFLPKTPKCLKPGHLAKVISPNGRVIVGRVRYIGPVAGTDTDDTYVGLQLPNNLGDCDGTIDGKRFFECEPLHGIFVPFKKVVMAWNS, from the exons ATGGAGCGAACCGGCCAACAGTATGGCCGGGTTGCGTACTGCCCGTACAGTGACTCCAGCTCGTCGGAGTTGCAATCCTACGTGCGTCCGTTCGACACGGTACGGGCACTGCACGAAACGGTCGTATCATTGCGTACGGCTCTCGAGGAGTCGCGCCGCGAAGTGGACCAGCTAAGGCAGCAGATAAGCGTACGAGAAACGGTCGAGCAAGGTCGAGTTAGTGCCGGTTTCCGAGCCACCGATCTGTCCGGCGATCCgcgaaaacaacaatcaatttATGGTGTAGAACAACCATCCACATCGGGGCTTCTTAAGCAGCCATCAAATCTGAACGTTAGCCGTGAGTCATACGAAGACATCTCAACGACTGCAGTGGAGGATAAAAAgtccaaaaaaataaagaaacgaaaagttAAGGCTCAGCCACCGCCAATAAACGACAGCTGTTCAAGTCCGCCGGCAGTGGAGGAAGATCCCAAACGGGTAGAAGATCCGGTCCGACCGAAAAAGACACCAGCCAAAGATGGTAGCTCTGCGGCACACCAGAAAGTGTCCGTAGTACCCGACATACAGATAGTTTCACATCCCGGTGGTGGAACCCATTCAGCCATGGCGTCACGAATAGACGTGAAGATCAAGGTGTCCTCGAACATCAACATGGACGGCAGTAGTTCCGAAGCGGAGAGTTCCGAATGTCTAAAGGATTCGCCTACAACGCCCGATGCCGCTGCAGATCAAACGCCAGAAGATGACGAAAAGACGATTGCTGAACCGGACGAACGTGGCCCGGATGATGATGTGACGGTACGTGAGGAAGTACTGAAGGCAGACGGTGTGGAGAACTTGCGCGTGAGCATCGTCAATGAGGAACAGTTGAGTGTGAGCAAAAGTTCGGATGCCATCAGCATCAAGCAGATTTCGTCGGAGAATCTGCACGTGGACACGGATCGTCAATCGAATGGCTCCATCTCGGAGGGAGATAATTCGGTGTTTGCAGAAGATCCTGCTACTGCAAACCAACCGGACGGAGAAACACAAGGAACAGGACCCATTACGGGTAGCTACACGTTGTCGGACCCATCCAACGATCCTCGGCGAAGAATGAAGAAAAGTGAATCGGAAAATCAGGAGGAGGTGGACGATATCGAATTGATCTTCTCGTCGGACGACAATGCGAAGGACATCACACAGGAGGATCTGGTGTCGATATCGGATTACGAGCCGTGGCACGAGGCTGGCCAGTCGGGCACTCCGGTACTGGTGAGCTTCACCAATTTGGCTTCCGATCAAGAGAAGATGAGCTCGCTCGAGCGCAGTGACAGCGAGGTGATCGAGGGCTATGAGCTCGAGAAGGGGAAAAGTCTCGAAAGCCAAGACTCGCTGAGCATGGACAACATAAAGAAAAGCATGGACTTTAGCACAAAGTCGTCCAGCTTGGAGAAGGACACGAGCATGGATTATGGTGCGTCCGGTGGCACTATAATCCCCGCACTGTGCCGTGCTTCCAGCAGCCAGGATGACGATGGAAAGCAGAACGATAGTTTCGATGTCGCTGGTACGAAtacgctggcggccgcaggtGCGCTGGGACGTCGCTGGACTAACTACAATGTGCTGATTGAGACGGACATCTCCAAGTGCGGCATCACGGAGGAGAACATTTTGGAGATGGGACGTCGCAACACTTGTCCAAATCCTCCCGCCTATCG TCCCATCATTCATCCGGGCAGTCGCATGCAACCGACCGGTGCGGGCACCAATCGGAGCCCGCTAGCAGTGAAGTTCTCCCGTTCGCCACGCACCTACTCACCGCACCAGTATCTGCCACCGGGGAAAACGCTCCGTACCGTGATAGCGGCTGAAAGTGGCGTACGGGGAGCGACCGGTGACGAGGTTAAGCGCTCCCAGGCAGCACAAACCGATATATCGGCCCTGGCACAGCAATGGCGCTCCGAAACCCACCTAACCGGCTCCGAGTACGTGCCGGGGCTGTATACGCTACCGTCGAAGTTTGTTCCACCGACACCCGGTGGAAAAGGTAAATTCCCACTCAG ACCGTCGGACAAGACGCAGGAAGCCCGCCGGGTGCTGCTGAGCGATATTAACTTTACCAGCATGGTGCCGGAGCTGTCCCGATCGGCCGATCACCTCTGCCAGCATCAGCAGGACGAGAATGGCGACCCGAACCGTTCGCCCAACTACTGCAAGGGAAACCTGCTAAGAACACCGGAAGCCACCAAAGG CATTCCGCCCAGCTTCAGCATGACATCGCCGGGCGTATCGCAGTGGACGGTAAACGAGAGCAGCATTGCCACCCAAACCACCCAAACGGATGCGCTGTGGACGAACCGGGGCGATTCGTTCGACTCGTCGAAAAGCTACTCGGCCGGGTCGCGCTATTCTACGCTCAGCAAGCATCACCGCTCGCGTAGTGTGCCCTCGATGCGCTGCGCCATCTGTCGGCAAACGCACCAAAACACTGCACTGAGACCGTCGGAAAGCATGCACTACACACCGCGCGTCACCTTTCAGGAGCAACCGGTACACAAAATCCGCGGTTCACTGCCCGACTTACGGCACGACTGCAACTGTCCGCGCCGGTACGGTGGTCCGTCGTTGTACCGGATCCACGGTGATTCGGGCGGATCGACGGACAGCTTGCTGGAGGAGGCGGAAGAATTTCTTCGCCGGTCGCTCGAGGGTGGCAATATGCTGGCGATGGAGGATTCGCTCGGACAGCTTGACGTTGGTGTACCGCCACCGGCAACGGCCGGACTGCTGCCGCACATAACCTTTCACGCCGCACACGCAGTCCATGCCCATCCGCCGCTGCATCATCCAACCGCAAAACACCGACGGTGCTCGGAAAACGACATTCAGAGGG ACTACATTCCCTCGAAGCAAGCGCTACCATTTCTGCCAAAAACGCCCAAATGTCTCAAGCCGGGCCATCTGGCGAAGGTCATCTCACCGAACGGGCGCGTCATAGTCGGCCGGGTACGGTACATTGGTCCCGTAGCCGGTACCGACACCGACGATACCTACGTTGGGTTGCAGTTGCCGAACAATTTGGGCGATTGTGACGGTACCATCGATGGGAAGCGATTTTTCGAGTG TGAACCCCTGCACGGTATCTTCGTGCCGTTCAAGAAGGTCGTCATGGCCTGGaactcataa
- the LOC128706927 gene encoding solute carrier family 25 member 16-like produces MASITATEQSRKNVEFIVKNLLAGGVAGMCSKTAVAPLDRIKILLQAHSIHYKHLGVFSGLKHIVQKESFFALYKGNGAQMVRIFPYAATQFTAFEVYKKYLGKALGTNLPIKHADKFIAGAAAGVTAVTLTYPLDTIRARLAFQVTGEHRYNGIVHTAVTIFRTEGGLRALYRGFVPTLMGMVPYAGFSFYCFEMLKFVCMKYAPGITCKKCDRNTGGLVLCVPAKLLCGGFAGAVAQSFSYPLDVTRRRMQLAMMNPETAKFGSMGMWKTLSIIYNENGIMKGLYRGMSINYLRAIPMVAVSFSTYEVLKQALKLDTGMKI; encoded by the exons ATGGCTTCGATCACAGCAACCGAGCAGTCGAGGAAAAATGTCGAATTTATCGTTAAAAATCTTCTTGCTGGAG GTGTGGCCGGCATGTGCTCGAAAACGGCCGTCGCACCGCTCGATCGCATCAAGATCCTGCTGCAGGCACACTCGATCCACTACAAACATCTCGGCGTGTTTAGCGGTCTGAAGCACATCGTCCAGAAGGAATCGTTCTTCGCGCTGTACAAGGGCAACGGTGCCCAGATGGTACGGATATTTCCGTACGCTGCCACACAGTTTACCGCGTTCGAGGTGTACAAAAAG TATCTGGGGAAGGCGCTCGGCACGAACCTTCCGATCAAGCATGCGGACAAATTTATAGCTGGTGCGGCCGCAGGTGTGACCGCAGTCACCTTGACGTATCCGCTCGATACGATAAGAGCCCGGTTAGCGTTCCAAGTTACTGGCGAACATCGGTACAATGGTATTGTACACACTGCCGTAACAATCTTCCGGACG GAAGGTGGATTGCGTGCCTTATACCGGGGATTCGTACCAACGCTGATGGGTATGGTACCGTACGCCGGCTTTTCATTCTACTGCTTCGAGATGTTGAAGTTTGTCTGCATGAAGTACGCACCGGGCATAACGTGTAAAAAGTGTGACCGAAACACCG GTGGACTAGTACTTTGCGTCCCGGCAAAGTTGCTTTGTGGTGGATTTGCCGGTGCCGTCGCACAATCCTTCTCCTATCCGCTGGACGTTACGCGAAGGCGGATGCAGCTGGCGATGATGAATCCGGAAACAGCGAAATTTGG GAG CATGGGCATGTGGAAAACGTTATCGATTATCTACAACGAGAATGGCATCATGAAGGGTCTGTACCGGGGGATGTCGATCAACTATCTGCGCGCCATACCGATGGTGGCCGTCTCCTTCTCCACCTACGAGGTGTTAAAACAGGCCCTTAAGCTGGACACGGGCATGAAGATTTGA
- the LOC128707184 gene encoding nucleolar GTP-binding protein 2 — MPKVSSRSGPPRKMSLNKSTHSMNPDRSTEGLKGVAKPRTKATIKRLQMYRNFKAKRDRRGKIITPAPFQGWVPSGTVARVEPSPKWFANSRVISQKSLQKFQEEMGKAVKDPYKVIMKPTNLPITLLNESARYQRVHLLDTESYETTFGKKKLRKRPTLKVRDLEDLTKTAEESAEKYDEANDHDIERDDGGVKDAVREYIFAAGQSKRIWNELHKVVDSADVLLQVLDARDPMGTRSKYIENFLRKEKPHKHLFFILNKVDLVPIWVTQRWVAILSKEYPTIAFHASLTHPFGKGALINLLRQIGKLHVDKKQISVGFIGYPNVGKSSVINALRSKKVCKVAPIAGETKVWQYITLMKRIFLIDCPGVVYPTAETDTEKVLKAVVRVELVNNPEDYIEEVLKRIRKEYVVKTYGVSEWTDHIDFLEQIARKMGKLLKKGEPDVPTVAKMILNDWQRGRLPFYVAPEGFEVPKSFHEQQQATAPEQNDKDQTVQGDEEQKSTYSGVTATPTIPDSVKKGRELFQIQDFRKIKVNLEFESEDIREIDKIDLELLEKLKEEKKAEAKAKRANRKKAGKGDGEDEDSSGISDFYSEDEYDEEQGRVVHRSAKEKGALTKKKRPTNETTVPEDSGKVDEPETSTKKPAKLTSRQKRAIERASKRKKIGSNFYETHNVKNRNRNKKAKMDD; from the coding sequence ATGCCGAAAGTGAGCTCCCGGTCGGGGCCACCCCGGAAGATGTCGCTGAACAAATCGACACACTCGATGAACCCGGACCGGTCTACCGAAGGTCTCAAGGGGGTGGCCAAACCGCGCACGAAAGCGACCATCAAGCGGTTGCAGATGTACCGGAACTTCAAGGCGAAGCGCGATCGCCGAGGCAAAATCATCACCCCAGCACCGTTCCAAGGGTGGGTCCCCAGCGGTACAGTGGCCCGTGTCGAACCGTCCCCGAAGTGGTTTGCCAATTCGCGTGTCATCTCGCAGAAATCGCTCCAAAAGTTTCAGGAAGAGATGGGCAAAGCGGTGAAGGATCCGTACAAGGTAATAATGAAACCTACCAACCTGCCGATTACGCTGCTGAACGAATCAGCCCGTTACCAACGGGTGCATCTGCTCGATACGGAAAGTTACGAAACGACGTTTGGCAAGAAGAAGCTACGTAAGCGACCGACGCTGAAGGTGCGAGATTTGGAGGATCTCACGAAGACTGCGGAAGAATCGGCCGAGAAGTACGACGAAGCGAATGATCACGATATTGAGCGGGACGACGGTGGTGTGAAGGATGCGGTGCGGGAATACATTTTTGCTGCCGGTCAAAGCAAACGGATCTGGAACGAGCTGCACAAGGTGGTTGATTCGGCGGACGTGCTGCTGCAAGTGCTGGATGCACGCGATCCAATGGGCACCCGGTCGAAGTACATCGAGAACTTCCTGCGCAAGGAGAAACCACACAAGCATCTGTTCTTCATCCTGAATAAGGTCGATCTGGTACCGATCTGGGTGACGCAGCGTTGGGTTGCCATACTCAGCAAGGAGTATCCGACAATCGCTTTTCACGCCTCGCTGACGCATCCGTTCGGCAAGGGTGCGCTGATCAATCTGTTGCGACAGATCGGTAAGCTGCACGTGGACAAAAAGCAGATCAGTGTCGGGTTCATCGGTTACCCGAACGTTGGCAAATCGTCCGTCATTAATGCGTTGCGCAGTAAGAAGGTGTGTAAGGTGGCTCCGATTGCGGGCGAAACGAAGGTATGGCAGTACATTACGCTGATGAAGCGGATTTTCCTGATCGACTGTCCCGGTGTGGTGTACCCGACGGCAGAAACGGACACCGAGAAGGTGCTGAAGGCGGTGGTACGTGTCGAGCTGGTGAATAATCCGGAAGACTACATCGAGGAGGTGCTGAAACGCATCCGCAAGGAGTACGTCGTGAAGACGTACGGTGTGTCGGAGTGGACGGATCATATCGATTTCCTAGAACAGATCGCTCGCAAAATGGGAAAGCTACTAAAGAAGGGTGAACCGGATGTACCGACCGTAGCCAAAATGATTCTGAACGATTGGCAACGCGGACGGTTACCGTTTTACGTTGCGCCGGAAGGTTTCGAGGTACCAAAATCGTTCCACGAACAGCAACAGGCCACGGCACCGGAGCAAAACGACAAGGATCAGACGGTGCAGGGTGACGAAGAGCAGAAGAGTACGTATTCCGGTGTAACGGCCACACCGACGATCCCCGACTCGGTAAAGAAGGGTCGCGAGCTGTTCCAGATACAGGACTTCCGCAAGATAAAGGTTAATCTCGAGTTCGAAAGTGAGGACATTCGCGAAATCGACAAGATCGATCTGGAGCTGCTGGAGAAATTGAAGGAAGAGAAGAAGGCGGAAGCTAAAGCGAAGCGAGCCAACCGTAAGAAAGCGGGCAAGGGTGATGGTGAGGATGAAGATTCGTCCGGCATCAGTGATTTCTACTCGGAGGATGAATATGATGAGGAACAGGGTAGGGTGGTGCATCGTAGCGCCAAGGAGAAGGGTGCACTTACCAAGAAGAAGCGACCGACGAATGAGACCACTGTTCCGGAGGATTCCGGAAAGGTGGACGAACCGGAAACGAGCACCAAAAAGCCCGCTAAGCTTACCTCCAGACAGAAGCGTGCGATTGAGCGGGCAAGTAAGCGCAAAAAGATAGGCAGCAACTTTTACGAAACGCACAACGTTAAGAATCGCAATCGAAATAAGAAGGCAAAAATGGATGATTAG
- the LOC128708023 gene encoding uncharacterized protein LOC128708023: MPEHTPAPTPGRAIYGFVLYLLFKTLFLLYILWAYIPTAWFELVGLTYLPDKYFALFLPKVTLVAVTLFAFIIYPSLALSMMPDVDDRATVADSNTIVRCEYSFPDDQCCHQRVEDPFEAGWYAKRHCAKHSSRHIETQRTVRIANFCDCPYEGQCLLRKDPEYLPTLRSKDPIPAVRDLNLSQVSRVLYRRCR; this comes from the coding sequence ATGCCTGAACATACGCCGGCACCAACGCCCGGCCGAGCTATTTACGGATTCGTTCTATACTTATTGTTTAAGACATTATTCTTGTTGTATATCCTTTGGGCATACATACCGACCGCCTGGTTCGAGCTGGTTGGTCTGACATATTTGCCAGACAAATATTTTGCACTCTTTCTACCCAAGGTCACATTGGTCGCAGTGACGCTCTTTGCATTTATAATATATCCCTCGCTCGCGCTCTCAATGATGCCCGATGTGGACGATCGAGCAACTGTCGCCGATAGTAACACGATCGTTCGATGCGAGTACAGCTTTCCGGACGATCAATGCTGCCATCAGCGCGTAGAGGATCCGTTCGAAGCTGGCTGGTACGCGAAACGGCACTGTGCGAAACATAGTTCCCGTCATATCGAAACCCAGCGTACGGTGCGTATAGCGAACTTTTGCGACTGTCCCTACGAAGGACAATGCCTTCTCCGGAAGGATCCGGAATATTTACCTACGCTACGAAGTAAGGATCCAATACCTGCCGTCAGGGACTTAAACCTGTCCCAGGTCAGTCGTGTCCTGTATCGACGGTGTagatga
- the LOC128718702 gene encoding uncharacterized protein LOC128718702 yields MQKTANIEVTLKIPFPTKRHAEIAYEVLRVDSEPKRSFINKLIKLEENILLLELAGEQAKNVRVAVSSSCDSLILCCETLNQFGAPVSEKYDHY; encoded by the exons atgcaaaaaacagcaaatattGAAGT GACACTGAAGATACCATTTCCTACCAAACGGCATGCGGAAATAGCATACGAAGTTCTACGTGTCGACAGTGAACCGAAACGAAGCTTTATTAACAAACTAATCAAGCTGGAAGAAAACATACTCCTGCTAGAGTTGGCCGGTGAGCAAGCGAAGAATGTACGCGTAGCCGTATCATCGTCCTGTGACTCGTTAATACTTTGCTGCGAAACGCTTAACCAATTCGGAGCACCCGTATCGGAAAAGTACGACCATTATTAG